One genomic region from Antedon mediterranea chromosome 3, ecAntMedi1.1, whole genome shotgun sequence encodes:
- the LOC140044285 gene encoding caveolin-1-like, translating into MSSKSDAPAYSGYPPPTTGVQFEDVMKQPNSPLRIPGLNTFFSLAFTYTQAAIYTILTLITGIIFTVVWGIVFAVTSYVTIWVLKPVLRLILDLVTPIGAINRFFVRTFLDPMFGSIGQMFAYLRGQFGLNVSGISREQTRASVQNV; encoded by the exons ATGTCAAGTAAATCTGATGCACCAGCCTATTCTGGTTATCCACCACCAACTACTGGA GTTCAATTTGAAGATGTCATGAAACAACCAAATTCTCCACTCAGAATTCCAGGATTAAATACATTCTTTTCTCTAGCCTTTACTTATACTCAG gctGCTATATACACAATACTAACTCTGATAACTGGAATCATCTTCACGGTAGTCTGGGGCATAGTCTTCGCCGTCACCTCTTACGTCACTATTTGGGTATTAAAACCTGTACTACGACTCATTTTAGATCTTGTAACTCCAATTGGTGCGATTAACCGATTTTTTGTGCGCACGTTCCTAGATCCAATGTTCGGGTCAATTGGCCAGATGTTTGCCTACTTACGTGGTCAATTTGGTTTGAACGTTAGTGGCATTTCACGAGAACAAACTAGGGCGTCTGTTCAGAATGTTTAA